A DNA window from Barnesiella intestinihominis YIT 11860 contains the following coding sequences:
- the ruvC gene encoding crossover junction endodeoxyribonuclease RuvC, with the protein MNTTNDRIIIGIDPGTNVMGYGVLRIVGNTPELMTLGVIQLNKFESHYLRLRRIFERVLGLIEQYLPDEMAIEAPFFGKNVQSMLKLGRAQGVAMAAALSRDIPITEYAPLKIKMSITGNGSASKEQVAAMLQRILHIPDENMPPLLDATDGLAAALCHFYQTNRPHLEKSYNSWKDFINKNPDKVSSGKKSDPK; encoded by the coding sequence ATGAACACGACAAACGATAGAATTATTATCGGCATCGACCCCGGGACCAACGTCATGGGCTACGGAGTCTTGCGTATCGTCGGTAACACCCCCGAACTGATGACTCTGGGCGTGATTCAATTAAACAAATTCGAAAGTCACTATCTGCGATTACGTCGCATTTTCGAGCGGGTCTTAGGCCTCATCGAACAATATCTTCCAGACGAGATGGCTATCGAAGCTCCATTCTTCGGAAAGAACGTGCAATCCATGCTGAAACTCGGACGAGCGCAAGGAGTCGCTATGGCAGCCGCGCTCTCCCGCGACATTCCCATTACCGAATACGCTCCGTTAAAAATCAAAATGTCGATTACCGGAAACGGAAGTGCATCGAAAGAACAAGTCGCCGCCATGTTACAGCGCATTCTGCATATCCCCGATGAAAATATGCCACCCCTTCTCGATGCCACCGACGGATTGGCCGCCGCTCTCTGCCATTTCTACCAGACCAACCGGCCTCATCTCGAAAAAAGCTACAACAGTTGGAAAGACTTCATCAACAAAAATCCCGATAAAGTATCGTCTGGAAAGAAATCCGACCCAAAATAA
- a CDS encoding DUF4286 family protein yields the protein MIIFNTTYHADHSRKDEFISWLKNFYIPAVLEHGALQEPQLTRIFAENEEEGISLSLQFKSPDTDTLERWHEECGETLLCDMQKKFGKQVLGFSTLLEVIDL from the coding sequence TTCAACACCACATACCACGCCGATCACTCTCGGAAAGATGAATTTATAAGTTGGTTAAAAAATTTCTATATTCCGGCTGTACTGGAACACGGAGCTTTACAAGAACCGCAACTGACCCGTATTTTCGCTGAGAATGAGGAAGAAGGCATAAGTCTTTCCCTGCAATTCAAATCGCCCGATACCGATACGCTCGAACGTTGGCACGAAGAGTGCGGAGAAACACTACTCTGCGATATGCAAAAGAAATTCGGCAAGCAAGTATTGGGATTCAGTACCCTATTGGAAGTAATCGACTTATAA